A stretch of the Massilia sp. W12 genome encodes the following:
- a CDS encoding NAD(P)/FAD-dependent oxidoreductase, giving the protein MSNRQTMLIIGGGLGGLSTGCYAQMNGYQSHIVEMHEIPGGCCTAWEKGDFWFDWCVSWLLGSGPGNEMHQIWREIGALDGKEVRHPEVFNIVTCADGRSVRFYSDPDRLQAHLIELAPEDVRQIRQFCQGLRQFIKALKVYPFLRPVGLMSTWEKVRMMASFIPHFNLIRKTITVLMRDYSDKFKSPLLREAFNFILYEKHPNFPVLPFYFQLAAHAMHSAGVPEGGSLGLARSIEARYQKLGGQVSYNAKVEEILVENDCAVGVRLSDGRELRADIVVGACDGYSAVMKMLKGRYLNDTWRKLYTETIKKPEMVFPGYFTLFLGLNHEFPQAEYCTTYLLPEELMAKLPGMRHPSINVQVRNALYPELAPPGKTMLYISYFCDIAPWRELSQGPEQASRMEKGVEVHTLPVRRGRAYQSAKREASDALIDFLEQKMPGLRDAITVHDAATPLTQVRYTDNYDGSVLGWQPFVESGETLEEEVKRGGPGLPGLKNFYFSGVWITTGGLIRAATAGRHVMQFICKDDGKTFQAHVDPEAKAPTHRVLRERNPHRSHGATPDVVWQPGGSTV; this is encoded by the coding sequence ATGAGCAATCGACAAACAATGTTAATCATCGGCGGCGGATTGGGGGGCTTATCCACCGGCTGCTATGCACAGATGAACGGCTATCAAAGCCATATCGTGGAAATGCACGAAATTCCGGGCGGCTGTTGCACCGCCTGGGAAAAGGGCGATTTCTGGTTTGACTGGTGCGTCAGCTGGCTCTTGGGCAGCGGCCCGGGTAATGAAATGCATCAAATCTGGCGCGAAATCGGCGCACTCGACGGCAAGGAAGTGCGCCACCCGGAAGTCTTTAACATCGTCACCTGCGCGGATGGGCGTTCGGTGCGCTTTTATTCCGACCCCGACCGCCTGCAAGCGCATTTGATCGAGCTGGCGCCGGAAGATGTGCGCCAGATCCGCCAATTTTGCCAGGGCTTGCGTCAGTTCATCAAAGCCTTGAAGGTCTATCCCTTCCTGCGTCCGGTGGGTTTGATGAGCACCTGGGAAAAAGTGCGCATGATGGCCTCATTTATTCCGCACTTTAATTTGATCCGCAAAACCATCACCGTCTTGATGCGCGACTATTCGGACAAATTCAAATCGCCCTTGCTGCGTGAAGCCTTCAATTTCATCTTGTATGAAAAGCACCCGAATTTTCCGGTGCTGCCGTTTTACTTCCAGCTCGCCGCCCACGCCATGCACTCCGCCGGCGTGCCGGAAGGTGGTTCGCTTGGCCTGGCCAGGTCGATTGAGGCGCGTTATCAAAAGCTCGGCGGGCAAGTCAGCTACAACGCCAAAGTGGAAGAGATTCTGGTGGAAAATGATTGCGCAGTCGGCGTGCGTTTAAGCGATGGGCGTGAATTGCGCGCCGATATCGTGGTTGGCGCCTGCGATGGTTATTCGGCGGTGATGAAAATGCTCAAGGGCCGTTATTTAAATGACACCTGGCGCAAGCTCTACACCGAAACCATCAAAAAACCGGAAATGGTGTTCCCCGGCTATTTCACCCTGTTTTTGGGCTTGAACCATGAATTCCCGCAGGCCGAATATTGCACCACCTATTTGCTGCCGGAAGAATTGATGGCCAAACTGCCCGGCATGCGTCATCCCAGCATCAATGTGCAAGTGCGCAATGCGCTCTACCCGGAACTGGCGCCGCCTGGCAAAACCATGCTGTACATCAGTTATTTCTGCGATATCGCGCCGTGGCGTGAATTAAGCCAGGGGCCGGAGCAGGCCAGCCGTATGGAAAAAGGGGTAGAAGTGCATACCCTGCCGGTGCGCCGTGGCCGCGCCTATCAATCGGCCAAGCGTGAAGCCAGTGACGCCTTGATCGACTTTTTAGAGCAAAAAATGCCGGGCTTGCGCGACGCCATCACCGTGCATGACGCCGCCACCCCGCTGACCCAGGTGCGCTACACCGACAATTATGACGGCTCGGTGTTGGGCTGGCAGCCTTTTGTGGAGAGCGGCGAAACATTGGAGGAGGAAGTCAAGCGCGGCGGTCCGGGTTTGCCGGGATTGAAGAATTTCTATTTCTCAGGCGTATGGATCACCACCGGCGGCTTGATCCGCGCCGCCACCGCCGGGCGGCATGTGATGCAATTCATTTGCAAAGACGATGGCAAAACCTTCCAGGCCCATGTTGACCCCGAAGCCAAAGCGCCAACCCACCGCGTGCTGCGTGAACGCAACCCGCACCGCAGCCACGGCGCCACGCCGGATGTGGTGTGGCAACCGGGCGGCAGCACGGTGTAA
- a CDS encoding NAD(P)/FAD-dependent oxidoreductase — protein MSTQKQSVIIIGAGMSGLSTGVYAQMNNYQCSIYELHDRPGGCCTAWDQNEYIFDPCITWLNGCGGNGDDEMSQIWLELNALDGKKITHAKVFNTCYGLNGEVIRFYTDPDRLQQHLIEFSPEDEKEIKDFCKIIRHLQKAARHYPFLKSPGLQSKTEKALMILKLLPYMRTLIKALSNNLHDYSRRFRHPFLREAINYVMYDKHDNFPVFPSCFSLACAGAGNAGVPEGGSMGLVRSIEQRFIELGGRVYYDKKVAGLIIKEHRVVGVRMWDGQEHYADKVVNAADGYNLLYNMLEGKYIPPKVAQLYEAVKSQPEEVLFPSLVMMFLGVNADYSELPTSATIFLTEEEKAQLTGLQHDVINIQIRSQPYPELAPQGKSVLYVEYFSDRAVWQELDARDNENVAWRSDSNHISRKRSAAYKAEKKRLRDVLIDIMDKYYPGLKANLEKTDVSTPLSFERYTQNHQGTIYGWNPFHELIKEMEDETAVTGPKLPGLQGLYMAGHWTRQGGGLINAAASGRHAVQYMCRDDGVKFKVTSRQNEDFKHRWIDETPAILGNGLRSV, from the coding sequence ATGTCAACCCAGAAACAATCCGTTATTATCATCGGTGCGGGAATGTCCGGTCTTTCCACGGGCGTCTATGCGCAGATGAATAACTACCAATGTTCGATTTACGAACTGCATGACCGCCCGGGCGGATGTTGCACGGCCTGGGATCAAAACGAATATATCTTCGATCCTTGCATCACCTGGCTCAATGGCTGCGGCGGCAATGGCGATGATGAAATGAGCCAGATCTGGCTGGAACTCAATGCATTGGATGGTAAAAAAATCACCCATGCCAAAGTCTTTAACACCTGCTATGGATTAAACGGCGAAGTTATCCGGTTTTATACCGACCCGGATCGCCTGCAACAGCACCTGATCGAATTTTCACCGGAAGATGAAAAGGAAATCAAAGACTTTTGCAAAATCATCCGTCATCTGCAAAAAGCGGCCAGACATTATCCGTTTTTAAAATCCCCCGGTCTGCAAAGCAAGACCGAGAAGGCATTGATGATCCTTAAGCTGCTGCCCTATATGCGCACGCTGATCAAAGCCTTGTCCAATAATCTGCATGATTATTCGCGACGTTTCCGCCATCCATTTTTGCGCGAAGCGATTAATTATGTGATGTATGACAAGCATGATAATTTCCCGGTTTTCCCCAGCTGCTTCTCACTGGCCTGCGCCGGCGCGGGCAATGCCGGGGTGCCGGAAGGCGGTTCGATGGGTCTGGTGCGCAGCATTGAACAGCGCTTTATTGAGCTGGGCGGACGCGTCTATTACGACAAAAAAGTGGCGGGGCTGATTATCAAAGAACACCGCGTTGTCGGCGTCAGAATGTGGGATGGGCAAGAGCATTATGCCGATAAAGTCGTCAATGCTGCCGATGGCTACAATCTGCTGTACAACATGCTCGAAGGCAAATACATTCCGCCCAAAGTCGCACAGTTATATGAAGCTGTGAAATCACAGCCGGAAGAAGTATTGTTCCCCAGTCTGGTGATGATGTTTTTGGGAGTGAACGCCGATTACAGCGAACTGCCGACTTCGGCCACCATTTTCCTGACGGAAGAAGAAAAGGCGCAACTCACCGGCCTGCAACACGATGTCATCAACATCCAGATCCGCAGCCAACCCTATCCGGAACTGGCGCCACAAGGTAAATCAGTGTTGTACGTCGAATATTTCAGCGACCGCGCCGTGTGGCAAGAGCTTGATGCGCGTGACAATGAGAATGTGGCTTGGCGCTCGGACAGCAATCACATCAGCCGCAAACGCTCCGCCGCATACAAGGCGGAGAAAAAGCGCCTGCGCGATGTTTTGATCGACATTATGGATAAATATTATCCCGGGCTGAAAGCCAACCTGGAAAAAACCGATGTCTCCACACCGCTTTCCTTTGAGCGTTACACCCAGAATCATCAAGGCACGATTTATGGCTGGAATCCATTCCACGAATTGATCAAGGAAATGGAAGACGAAACCGCAGTAACCGGGCCGAAATTGCCGGGGTTGCAAGGTTTATATATGGCCGGACACTGGACCCGCCAGGGCGGCGGTTTGATCAATGCCGCCGCCAGTGGCCGTCATGCCGTGCAATACATGTGCCGGGACGATGGCGTGAAATTCAAAGTGACATCACGTCAGAACGAGGATTTCAAGCACCGCTGGATCGACGAAACGCCGGCCATTCTGGGCAATGGGCTGAGATCGGTTTGA